The nucleotide sequence GCAGGTGCAGGAGCGGCTGTTCCTGACATGTCTGCGGAGGAAGCGGGGGCATTCGGAGAGGCGCAAGTGTACATTCAAATGTTCCGTGGGGTACCGATGCAGGTCAAGGTGACCATGGGAACGGAGCAGATTCGTGCAGCGCTACCAGAGCGTTTTGGACAGGCAGCCGTGCGTGCAGGCTCTGCGTCGCCGAACCTCATTATGGAACGAAAATGGGTCGAGCATGGCGTGCGCTATGGCGATTTGCGCGAGATTGGCGAGGAGGTCGCATTGGAAGTCGATGCCTCCTATCCAGAGAGCCGTGTGGAAGAAATCGTGGAACAGGCCATGGCGCTTGGTCCCGGGGAAACCCCAGAGCCAGTCGTGCGTGAAAAGAAAGTCGTTACCCTGGAGATGCTCGATGATCCAGATTGGCAAAAAAGATATGAAGCGCTGGATCGAATGGAGCCTACTGAAGAGGATTTGCCTGTTTTGGAAAAAGCGCTTCGTGATAGCAAACCGTCGATTCGCAGGCTTGCGGTTGTGTATCTCGGCATGATTGGCGGCGACGACGTTTTCCCGCTGCTGTTTGAAGCGCTCCGCGATGATTCCGTCTCTGTACGACGCACAGCAGGCGATACCTTGTCCGACTTGGGGGACACGCGCGCGATTCTACCGATGTGTGAAGCGTTGAAGGATAAAAACAAGCTGGTACGCTGGCGTGCTGCTCGCTACTTGTTTGAGGTGGGGGATGAAACGGCCTTGGACGCTTTGCGTACCGCACAGAACGATCCTGAGTTTGAGGTCAGCTTGCAGGTTCAGATGGCCGTGCAGCGCATTGAAAGCGGCGAGGCGGCTAGTGGTACCGTTTGGCAGCAAATGACTCGCCGAAACGAATAGTTCACTGCTTCCAGTTGCGCAAGAGCCCTCTATCAAGCAGATTACTGCGATAGAGGGCTTTTTTTGACGTGTTTTCGTTGGCTGGATATACAGTGAATAGCGGGGCATACTGCTTCAAGAAGAGCGGTCAACAAGTTGGTTCATTAGGTAAATATTGGTATAAGTCAGTATAAAAATAGACACAGTTCAATAATAGTTGACTTCCACCTTATCCATCCCTTAGACTAGGATAGGGTTTAGCTTATGTATTCAACATCGCTAGTGCGTAGGGGAGATTGTGTATGACAACCAATCACTATGACGTTGTTATTGTAGGTGGGGGACTAGCTGGTCTTTCCAGTGCCGCCTACCTGTCGTCGAAAGGCAAAAAAGTTGCAGTTTTGGAACGCGGTCAATTGGGTGGACGTGCCGTTACACTGAAGATCAAAGGGTTTAACTTCAACTTCGGTGCCCACGCCATTTATGCTCGCGACAGCTCCGTTTTGAGAACGTTTGAAAAAGAATTGGGTCTGAACATCGATTGGCAGGATTTCAATCCGACAAAAGCCAAGTACGATATTGGTAGCGATCTGACTGCAGTTCCAGCGAATGTACAAGGACTTTTCCAAACGAAGCTCTTAAAAGGTATGGACAAAGTATTGTTCACGTTTGAGATTTTGAAAACGATGCTAAAAATGGAGAAAGGCCATCCACATATGTCGATTCAAAAGTGGATGGAGAAAAAGCAAGTCAACGAAGAAGTGCGAGAAATGATGTTGACGCTTGCCTCTTCCAACTTCTTCACACGTGAGCCTGAAAAGATTCCTTCTGACGTTTTCTTTTCTTACTACAGCCGTTTGTTTACAACGAATAAACCGGTAGCGTATATCGGTGGCGGCTGGCAAGCATTGATCAATGAATTCGTGCGTGTGATTGAAGCAAACCAGGGTACGATTCTGATCAAAACCAAAGTAGAAAAGTTCCAAGTAGAGAATGATCGTGTGGTTGGAGTGGTGACACCGGAGGGCGAATTTACGGCGGATGAATTTATTTGCTGTATTCCGCCGAAGGAGATGGCGAAGGTCTTTGCGGAGACGCGCCTGGAACATGCGGTTGCACAGCATGCTGAATACGAGCCAACGGTTGTTATGGTGTATGACATTGGCTTGAAAGAGCGAATTGACGTACCGTTCTCCTACATCTACGAAAAAGCAAACAATATTTTCATTACCGATATTTCGTATTATGACCGTACTTGTGTACCTGAAGGCGGGCAGTTGTTGCAGGCGACTGCTTACATGCGTCAGGATGAAGTAGGGAACAAGGAAGCGGCAGAAATCCGCAAACAAGAGATTGAAAACCTGTATGACAAGCATTTCCCAGGCTGGCGTGAGCAACTGGTTGTGCCGCGCGTTTCTGCTCGTGCAGTCGTACAGGAGATCAAGTGGACCATGAATCAGAAGCCAATGCCGATTTTCATGCCGGATTACCGCAACCTGTTCTTCGCGGGTGACTGGTGTGAAGGCCAAGGCCAACTGTCTGAGCTGTCTTTCTCTAGCGCGATGAACGTTGCCAAGCTGATTTTGGAAAAAGAATAATTCGATGACGAGCGGGTGTTCCTTGACGAAAGGAATGCCTGCTTGTTTTTTCTCATTCAACGTTTTAAAGAAAAAAGCCCGCCAATGGAGATGGCAGGCCACATGGATTACGCTTTCTGACAATATACGTGATAAACGAGATGACCGATTTGCGCCATGACTTCGGCAGCATCCTTTTGCTCGAGTCCCTTGTTTAAAATGGACAAGGTAACAGCATGAGAACCGATGTAGAGGATGCCGACATCATGCGTGATTTTGGTCACAGAGCCAGTCTTGTTGGCGAATTCCCATTTCGGAATCATCCCGATCACATCACCGTCCGGGTCAGGCAAGAGGAAGGGGATGCGGTCACGGTGCTGCTGAGTCTTCAAGATGGCGACCATTTTCAAACAACTGTCGTAGGAGATCACTTTTCCTGTTGCCAAATATCGGAGGTGGCTTCCCATGTCTTTTGCCGTCACCTCATTGTAACCTTCCAATTCGGCTGGGACGACCATGAGCTTGTTGTAGAAGTGACTGTTTGTCATTTCTGTTTTTTGCATCGCGTTGCGAATGCTCTCTGTTCCGACGAGATCAATCATCATGTTCGTCGCCGTATTGTCACTTTGGATGATCATCAGGGTAACCAGGTCACGAATCGTAAATTCAGTGCCGGGAGTCATATGCTGAAGAACACCTGCACCGCCAACGAGATCCTCTTTACGCAGCTTGATCTTGTCCTCTAAGGCAAACTTGCCTGCGTACGCCTCTGCAAAAACAGCTGTCATGATCGGGACTTTGATCACACTGGCTGCGTAGAAGCGTTGATCTTCGTTGATGGATAATGTTTCACCGGTACGCAAATCTTCGAAAAAGATTCCCCATTCCCCGCAAGCGTCCTTGATCAGGCTGGATATTTGGGCAAAAAGACTGGATAACATGTAGACCCATCTCCTTTTGTTTCGATGTAGACAAAATTTTCTCAAGATAATATTATTTAGTCATGCTCCTAACAATCAAGAAGAATTATTCCTAAGATGGGGGTTTTGCTGTTGCATAAGTGGAAGAAATTATCATTTTGTGCTGTTCTGTTAACCAGTTTAGCATTCGCAGGTTGTGGAACACCACAAGCAAGCACCACGGGGGAGACGACAGGTGCAAAGCAGGAGCAGAGTAGCGCCCCCCAAACGATGCAGGTCAACCTGAATTCTGGTGAGCCAAGCACGATCGACCCTGGACTGGCAGAAGATATCCCTTCGATGTCTGTTGCCCGTGCAGCATTTGATGGCCTCCTGCGCTTGAATGAAAAAGGCGAGCTGAAAGAGGCGGTCGCAGAGAAATACGAGGTTTCCGCTGATGGTCTCACGTACACCTTCCATCTGCGGGAGTCCAAATGGACCAATGGAGATCCGGTTACCGCTCATGACTTCGAGTATGCATGGAAACGGGTTCTCGACCCGAAAACCGCTTCCGGTTACGCGTACCAGATGTACTATTTGAAAAATGGGCAAGCCTTTAACGCCAACAAGGCAAAAGCCGAAGATGTCGGCGTGAAGGCAACAGACGACAAGACACTGGTTGTTACGCTGGAAAACCCGGCACCGTTTTTCCCGGAATTGGTTGCATCTGTCACCTATTTCCCGGTCAATAAAAAAGCGGTTGAGGGAAACAAAGAATGGGCTTCGAAGCCAGAGACGTACATTACAAACGGGCCATTTAGCTTGAAAAATTGGGAGCACAAATCAAAGATCGAATTCGAAAAGAGCGATTCTTACTGGGATAAGGACGCTGTCAAATTATCCAAGCTGACCTTAAACATGATCGAGGATGCCAATACGGAGCTATCGATGTTTGAGAAAGGTGATCTGGATTGGGCAGGCTCACCACTGGGCGATTTGCCACTGGATGCGCTGGATGCTCTGAAGGAATCCGGAAAGATGCAAGCTCAAGCGACAGCGGGTACGTACTGGTACATTTTCAATACGACGCAAAAGCCGTTTGACAACAAAAAGATTCGTCAGGCATTTGCTACGGCAGTCAATCGTCAGGAAATCTCCGATAATGTCGTACCATACAAGAGCACGCCAGCGACGGGAATTCTCCCGCCAACCATGGCACTCACACCAGAGGGCTATATCAAAGACGGCGATGTAGAGACCGCGAAGAAGCTCTTGGCAGAAGGCATGAAAGAAGCGGGGATCAAAGAGTTGCCACCGATCACGATTGCATACAATACGTCAGAGGTCAATTCGCGTATTGCGACAGTCATTCAGGATCAATGGCGCAAAGCATTTGGCATCGAAGTCAAACTGGTAAACAAAGAGAACAAGGTTCACCGTGAGGACATGAAGCAAGGAAACTTCACCATCGGTCGTGGTAGCTGGATTGGCGATTTCAACGATCCGATCAACTTCCTGGAAGTCTTCAAGGGGGGACTGAATACATCCAAATGGGAAAACAAGGAGTTCCTCGATTTGCTCGCACAGTCTGCCAAAGAAGGGGATGTAGCGAAGCGCAAGGAAATCCTCAAGAAAGCTGAACAAATCGTCATGGATGAAATGCCTGCGTTGCCAATCTACTATTTCACCTACGCATGGGTGAAGCAGGATAGCGTAAAAGATGTGGTAGTAGATGCACTCGGGTTCATCGACTTCAAGTACGCTTCCAATCAAAAGTAATCATGAGTCTATAAGGGAGTGACTGGTGTGCGTCCGATCATTGGTGTGGCATGTACGAAAATGTATTTTCCGAAGAACGATCTCGACCAGTTTTTCTATGTAGGTTCAGGCTATGTGAACGGAATTGCGCGCAGTGGCGGTACTCCACTGATCTTGCCACTGCTGACGATTCAGGATGCTCCGTTTCGTGAGATGATCGAGTCGCTGGACGGCTTGATACTGTCCGGTGGTGAAGATCCTGCGCCGCATTTGTACGGCGAAGATCCGCTACAAGGGCTGGGCGATATCAATTACGAAAGAGACATCACGGAGCTTGAGATTATCAAGATTGCGCTGGAGCTGAAAAAGCCAATACTGGGCATTTGCCGCGGGATGCAAATATTGAATGTGGCGTGTGGCGGCACCCTCATTCAAGATATCCCAAGCCAAGTACCAGGAGCGTTACAGCATGCGCAGAAGGGTTCACGGCAATACGGGGCACACAAGATTACGCTGCAACCTGGCTTTGTAGCGGATGCTCTTGGAAAGACAGAGGTGCTCGTGAACACTTCTCACCACCAAGCAGTCAAAGACATAGCACCGGGCTTCAAAGTCACAGGATGCGCGGCTGACGGTGTGATTGAGGCGATAGAAAGCCTCGACGGGCTACATGTAGGCGTACAGTGGCATCCAGAGCGGATGTGGGCACACGACGACGACATGTTGAAGATTGCCGAGGCATTTGTTGCCCGGATAAAGCAGTTGAAGCTGCAAGCGACTAACTAGAATAGAAATGTGAGAAACCGTTCTGGGATTGCCTAGAGCGGTTTTTTGCATGCAGGAAGACTCTGCGATGGTAGAGCCTCGCGTATCGCAGCGGATATAAGGGGGGGTCAGTGTTAGCGTGGTGAAACAAGGATAAATGACAGGCAGAATCGAACTTCACGTAAGAGAATGGATTTTCGTGAGGTGAGTTTTTGAAGAAAATAATTGTTGTTATTTTGCTTTTTCTACTCGTTTTTCCAAGGTTCCTCTTCGCAGAGTATTTTGCTGAACGCGAAATCAAAATGATAACCGCAAACTATTATCAAGCGCTTATCGACGAAGACTATGAAAAAGCATTCCACACCCTTTTTCTTTATGATGTTGCGGAGGGTAAGCATCCAACTGATGGCACGACGTTAAGTGACCAGGAAGCGAAAGAATTATACATGAAAAAGATCGCTTTCTTAAAAGCTCATCATTACAAACTTAACGATTATGAGATCAAAAAGATTAGATACGAAGATGGGCATACCGCCTTTCTTGAAATGCAGCTTGAAGTTGAGCATGATGGACAAAAATTTCAATATGCTGAAACTGTACATGTATGGGGAGAAAAGGTATGGATTATGGGAGAGGAGGACGATCCGTTCAGAACATATCGGGATGGGAAAATGAAATTTCCGCTAGCCCCAGTAAACTAAGCATAGAGGTGAGAGAAATGTTAAAGGTCGGAGACTCGGCTCCCGTCTTTACGGCGGAGAGCACAAAAGGGACCATTGATCTTAAGGATCACATCGGCAAAGAAAATATCGTCCTCATTTTCTATCCGGGAGATGATACCCCGATTTGCACGAAGCAGCTATGTGCGGTTCAGGATCACTACACCAAAATCGAACAAGCAAACACAGTCGTATTTGGCGTCAATCCCGGTGGTATGGTCAAGAAGCGCTCGTTTGCTGATAAGTTCCGTTATGAATTTCCACTAATCGTGGATGAAGACGAATCGATTCGAAAAGCATATGATGTCGGCAAGGTTCTTGGACTGTTTTTCCAGCAACGCATCGTGTACATGATAGGCAAAAACGGAAATATCATCTACGCCAAAAAAGGGAATCCACCAGTATCAGAGCTGCTACAGGTACTGGAAAGCCAAGTCTAGGACGTTCTCGCTTGCGTCAATGGAACAAAACAGGGATAATAGAAATGAGAATGTATGTTTGGTGGGTATCCCTATGAAAAAAATTCTTCACTTGGATATTGACGCATTTTTTGCGAGTGTAGAGCAGTTAGATCGCCCCGAATTGCGGGGGAAGCCGGTCATTGTCGGGGGAACTGGCAATCGTGGTGTCGTATCTACCTGTAGCTACGAGGCTCGAAAATATGGTGTTCGCTCTGCAATGCCTGTCGCCATGGCGAGGAAAAAATGTCCGCAAGGCTTTTATTTGCCTGTACGCTATAGCCGTTATATCGAAAAATCTGCTGAGGTCAGACAGATATTTACTTCTTATACAGAGAGTTATCAAACAGTGGGTCTAGACGAGGCTTATTTAGACGTGTCCCATTATGAGAATGCGGTACCCATCGCCCGCGATATTAAGAGGCGAATCAAACGGGAGACCGGACTTACTTGCAGCATCGGGCTTTCCTACAATATGTCGTTGGCTAAGATTGCCAGTGATTTGAAAAAGCCGGATGCTTTTGTAATCATCCGACCTGAGCAAGCTTTGGATGTGCTGCGGTCGTTGCCAATTGGCACCTTGCATGGAGTTGGCAAAAAGTCGCAAGAGTTGCTCGCGAAAAAGGGGATTGAGACGGTAGAGGATTTTTGGAGGCTTTCACTCGATGAAGCCACTACATTATTTGGGAAGTTTGGTCGTTCCCTCTATTACCGGGCGAGAGGAGAAGACAATCGCGAAATCGAGATGGATCGCGCGCCGAAATCATTGAGCCGTGAAACGACACTGCCCTTTGATTTGTTTGACAGGGATGCGATTGCTCCGATTGCCACCTCCCTCTTGCGTGAGGTCGAAGAGGACATCCGCGAAGAAGGAGTCGAGCCCCAGACGATAACGCTCAAAATCAAGTATGCGGACTTTACCCAGCGGACCAAGCAACACAAGGCTGTGACTGGAGCCAACTGGCAGGAGCTGTTGGACGATTTGCTCGACGCCTTTGACTATACAGCGGGCGTTCGATTGGTGGGCGTAGGCTTTTCGAATTTTGCCGAGCAGCAAGGGGAGAGATACGAACAGCTCTCGATGTTTTCGTGGAAGCTGGGGAAGTAAGGGGGGAGAACGGTGGAGACAGAGAATGCCTTTCATTGCTGTGCGACCTGTATTCATTTTCGCGTGGAGAAAGGTACGGGAGGAGTCAGCTATCGATGTTCTCGTTTAACTTATGAGACGCGTCCGGACTATCGCTTCCAATGCTGGACTCCGACAGAGAAGGTCAAGCGACTGATGGAAGCACGTAAAAGTCAACGATAGCGACAAAAAGAGGCACCCCCTTCGTCAGTACCGACTAGGAGGTGCCTGTTCTATTCATTTGTCAGGTCGAGGACCATCACTTCCTCCGGTCCATCCATTTCGCCATTTGAGGTAAAGCCGAAAGACTCATACAGCTTGCGAGCGAACTCGTTTTCGGGATGAATGCTCAAGTAAATGCGCGTACAACTGTAGCGTCTGTACATTTCTTCAACGAGCATGTGCAGAAACTTTTTGGCGTACCCCTTACCCTGATGGTGACCATCAAGCATAAAGCGATCCAGCCAAATTCGGCCATTCTCTATTTCTATTCCGTGCATGGCATAACCGACAGCGATGTCCTTGTCATACAGACCGCATGATATCCATTCCGGTTCAAAACCCGATTGGGCGATGGAAAAAGCGTTGCTCTCGATGAAGGCCTGTTGACCTTCCGTTACAGTCAAGCAGGCAATGTGGCGCCAATTTTCTTTCGTAATTTCACGAATAGACAAACTCACAATTTCATCTCGCTTTCATTCGTGTAAAGACGGGCGGATTTGCTTGCTTTTAATTGGACAAAAAGTAAAATGCCAAAGCCAAGGATGGACGCTGCCACGATTAGGAGGGCAGAGGACACAGGTAGTAAATCCGTCAAAATTCCCCCTGCGAGCGGGCCTGCAACCATTCCGATTCCGTGAAACATATTAAAGAGAGAGTACGCCGTGCCGTATGCGCCGCTTCCTCCTTGGTCAATGATGGCCCCCAACGTACTCAAGGTTGGCGATAAGGTAAAACCAATACTAGCCCCAACCAAGGCCATTGCGAGCATTGCCTGCCAGAGGGAGTCCGCCCACGCCAAAAGTGGCAGAAACACAGCCAGCGTAATAATTCCGCCAAACATGAGCTTATACGGATTCATGCGGCTGGAAAGGGAGCCGGCAACTGGCGCGATCAGTCCGTATGCGAGTGTCATGACCCCAAACAAAAGACCAATCGTTGTCGGTGTCATGCTGAGTTTCTCTGTAAAAAATACGGGCAACGTCGGTTCCAGCAAACAAAGGGAAATCTCAGCCAGCAATACGATTCCAGCGATAAAGATGACTTGTGGATTCCGGATGAATCCACCGACATGAAGCTTTTCACTGACAGTTCTCGTCGTGTCTTCCTTCAAGAACAAGTAGACCAGCACAATGTTGATCACGGTAAAGGCTGCTGCTGCCAGGAAAGGCATACGATGGTCACTGATTTCAAACAACCATCCGCCAATCGGCGCTCCAAGCAATGTACCGGTCGAAATCGCCGTCAATGCAATTCCCATAACAGCTCCGCGCATTTTGGATGGGAACAAATCCGCCAAGAGGGCAAGGGCAGTTGGCCATGTAGCCGCAGCAGCAATACCTTGAACAAAACGAGCGGTAATCAGCAAAGCCATTGTCTCAGCGAAAGCAAACAATAACGTGGACGCGGCGAGACCGAGCAAGCCGATCAAAAGCATGGTCCGTCTGCCGATCCGATCGGATATCGGCCCGAAAATAGGGGTGGCAATGAGCATCGCGACGGCATAGCTGCTAAACAGTACGCCCATCATGGTGGAGGAGGGCGCAAGCATTTCCGTAAAATAAGGAACAATCGGAATCAACAAGCTGTATAGCAGCATGTCGATGAAAAGGATCAGAATGACAAACAAGAGTCCTATTCGTTGTTGTTTGGTCATTTGTGTAAAAATGGACATGATGGAACACCTCTTTACTATAAAAACTATTTTTGTTTTATCGGTTTTCTTGCAAATAGCGATATCGTGGTCTTTCCAAAGTTAGTGGAATGACCACGAGTCAATGTTACCTTTTATCCGCTGGTACCAGTCCGAACAAGAGGACATCTACGATGGCGGAAAGCGCCTCTGAGACTGTAATCTGGTTTTTCGTGTAAAAGCGCAGATCAAGTGTGGAATTAAGGGCATCGACAATCACCTTCAACATGAGTGTAACGTTCATATTGACGATTTGTCCTTCTCGAATCCCCTGTTCGATGAGTACGCGAAGTGTCTGCCAATCCTCGGATAAAGAAGCCTCGACCTGGGCATATTGCTCAGGATAATATCGCTTCATCTGTTCGAGGATGCGCAAATCATAAAATTCATAGTGTGTCGGTAAAACCATCATGACGCCTTTGATTTTATCGATAAGAGAGAGACTGTCGTCTGCGAGAATTTGCTGTGTTTTTTCATCGCCCTCTTCAAAGGACTGCTGAATGATTGTTTCCAGAATTTCTACCTTGGATGAGAAGTGCTCGTATAACGTGCGTTTGCTGATCCCGAGCCGCTTCGCCAAGTCATCCATGGAAAATTTCATGCCTTTATCGCGAATCTCTTCAATAAAACCTTTCATGATCCGGTTTTTAATTGCAATCGACCCCCAGCCAAAACAACGGAATAGAAAACTGTAAAAACAAAAATAGTTTTCTTTGTAACGCTATTTTACACAGGATGACAGAGCAATGCAAGTGGTGATCATGCTTTTTGTTTTGCAACTAAGTGGTCGATTATGGTATAGTAGGTGCCGAAATCGCGGTTGATTGCTTCACATCATTTGGAGGTGCCCCGTGTTTTTAGAGAAGCTGATGCCTAGTCAGTTCGTCGAATCAATCCATCACATTGACATAGATCAATTGAAACGAAATAACATCCGTGCGGTGATTACAGACTTGGATAATACCTTGGTGGAATGGGACAGGCCACATGCAACCGAGGAGGTCATCAACTGGCTTGCTCGCATGCATGAGGCAGGCATACAGGTCACTGTTGTCTCCAACAACAACAAGGAGCGTGTAGACCGCTTCTGTGCCCCCTTAAATCTCGGGTTTATTTATGCGGCCAAAAAGCCGACAAACCGTGCTTTTTTGCAGGCAGTGCGGCAGATGAATGTAACCATCGCTGAGACTGTTGTCATTGGCGATCAATTGTTTACCGATGTGCTGGGAGGAAATCGATTAGGATTTCATACGATCCTGGTTGTTCCTGTAGCCCAGACGGATGGTTTTTGGACGCGCTTTAATCGTCAGATGGAGCGTGTGGCCCTTATTTGGATGGAGAGGAAAGGAATGGTTTCGTGGAGGAGAAAAGCATGACGGAACAAATGCATGGCTCTTGTGCTGGATGTGGGATTGCCATTCAGACAGCAGATGCAAAAAAGCCTGGCTATGCACCTGAATCCGCGCTTGGCAGAAAGGTAGTCATTTGCCAGCGCTGTTATCGCATCAAGCATTATAATGAAGTAGCTCCCGTAGGAATGGGCGATGACGATTTCCTCAAGATTTTGGATGGCATCGGTTCTACGGAGTCTCTTGTCGTAATGGTAGTCGATATTTTTGACTTCCAAGGCTCTTGGCTCAAGGGTTTGCCACGTTTTGTCGGGAAAAATCCGATTTTGCTCGTGGGTAACAAGGTCGATCTGCTGCCGAGAAACATCAACCTGAACCGCGTGCGCAACTGGATGCAGCACGAAGCAAAAGAACGCGGACTGCGCCCAGAGGATGTCGTACTCATCAGCGCGCAAAAAGGACTTCATATCGATGAACTGTTGAATCGCATTGGAGAGCTGCGCAAAGGTCGAGATGTTTACATTGTCGGTGTGACCAACGTAGGAAAGTCGACCATGATCAACCGCATCTTGCATGACTACGGTGCGGCTGAGCTTGAGATTACGACTTCGCCATTCCCTGGTACGACACTGGACAAAATCGAGATTCCGCTCGAGGATGGCCGCTCCATTTTTGATACGCCGGGAATCATTAATCGCGATCAGATTGGACATATGGTATCCCCGACTGATCTGAGAAAGATTACCCCAACCAGCCGGATCAACTCCAAGGTGTATC is from Brevibacillus brevis and encodes:
- a CDS encoding YqeG family HAD IIIA-type phosphatase, producing the protein MFLEKLMPSQFVESIHHIDIDQLKRNNIRAVITDLDNTLVEWDRPHATEEVINWLARMHEAGIQVTVVSNNNKERVDRFCAPLNLGFIYAAKKPTNRAFLQAVRQMNVTIAETVVIGDQLFTDVLGGNRLGFHTILVVPVAQTDGFWTRFNRQMERVALIWMERKGMVSWRRKA
- the yqeH gene encoding ribosome biogenesis GTPase YqeH, whose amino-acid sequence is MTEQMHGSCAGCGIAIQTADAKKPGYAPESALGRKVVICQRCYRIKHYNEVAPVGMGDDDFLKILDGIGSTESLVVMVVDIFDFQGSWLKGLPRFVGKNPILLVGNKVDLLPRNINLNRVRNWMQHEAKERGLRPEDVVLISAQKGLHIDELLNRIGELRKGRDVYIVGVTNVGKSTMINRILHDYGAAELEITTSPFPGTTLDKIEIPLEDGRSIFDTPGIINRDQIGHMVSPTDLRKITPTSRINSKVYQLDDGQSLFLGGLARIDFVRGERQPFIIYADNDLYIHRTKLEKADEVMQKHHGTLLVPPTGEEAAKALPPFVKHTFKINKSTTTTDIVISGLGWVSIQGKHEASVVVHAPKGVSVGMRKGLI